In Candidatus Poribacteria bacterium, the genomic window TTGTCTGCCCACCTTCATCTTTAAGACGATTAGAATCCACATGGTAATAATTGAAGTTACTGCGATGACAATCCCCCAGAAGGTTGTTTCTGGTTGATGACCTTGGACAATATTGAGAACCGCAGTAATAACAAGCCCCACCGTTAGCAGACAAAAACAACTTCCCGTAATACGTAACGCGGTGATTTCAAATCTATCCCTTGATACATCTGGAAAACGGCGGATTCGNNNNNNNNNNNNNNNNNNNNNNNNNNNNNNNNNNNNNNNNNNNNNNNNNNNNNNNNNNNNNNNNNNNNNNNNNNNNNNNNNNNNNNNNNNNNNNNNNNNNNNNNNNNNNNNNNNNNNNNNNNNNNNNNNNNNNNNNNNNNNNNNNNNNNNNNNNNNNNNNNNNNNNNNNNNNNNNNNNNNNNNNNNNNNNNNNNNNNNNNNNNNNNNNNNNNNNNNNNNNNNNNNNNNNNNTACTTATACCCTTCGATGCACAACAGCCAACCCCCTAAATCCCCCTTATCAGGGGGACTTTTGAGACTTCGCTAAGAGGACTACTAGTGAACGTCTACTTATTTCTATTCTTCACCATAAACTTGCTTATTGCAATTCACTTTGCCAATTCCCTGTCATCAACAAACCGATTC contains:
- a CDS encoding cation transporter, which gives rise to RIRRFPDVSRDRFEITALRITGSCFCLLTVGLVITAVLNIVQGHQPETTFWGIVIAVTSIITMWILIVLKMKVGRQLDSQPIIADAKCTKVCLYMSFVLLASSFIYELTHVGYLDSIAALGIAYFSAKEGKEAFEKAQGKASCCDCEE